In the genome of Paramisgurnus dabryanus chromosome 18, PD_genome_1.1, whole genome shotgun sequence, one region contains:
- the ehmt1b gene encoding histone-lysine N-methyltransferase EHMT1 isoform X1 has translation MNWVKQLLDEGDHLTLLQLQPSGLANGNTGKREFMKSEGTKESHSDQEGGGDEDHSNGRTDPLSKLTELNGTYKNTDTKRSEQDLSTQGSPARSSVMENELLASELPHGSTVGSNGYILSKQQEDTVSTPHRTNWSPIGGSTLGQGTKNSLSATSTMRSPEQGSPNIDTSLGPIPNERRAEIETKNGIAPNTPPPVTIHRARKTMSRPASNQTLKFLNRENKEPIMVKDDSVDKPEAVQPSPIQNQLPQSQTDATSVLTTTPAKAQTVASMSRKKKRKMGTYSLSPKKKNKVLKQRTVLEMFQRISQSTPNPQPKDVVHVNGERMENESDDEESEEGDDMEDEVSTEDGAKSSQDESNMASVSQQGLEEEQESEEESQEGEEEGDESDLSSESSLKKKWKKKIKGDHAWLRPSRKRKRKLKARTEGLSGMETQSQSESQCPPSAPSDHRKEYKEVPLDSLNLPAQEALMTSQNTGPAESTDADMVQELPLCSCRMETPKSREILTLADRKCMATESVDGQLSRCQSAVLKHEMMRPSNSVQLLVLCEDHRTGMVKHQCCPGCGYFCRAGTFMECQPEVNISHRFHRACASVLNGQSFCPHCGEEVSKAKEVTIAKADTTSTVPLTTQGPSTPSTSEGKADTTTGGSTRLSVLGDGSADSSLSKPPESLETSVSPVGSKSGTVGVGTSTGPLTGPPKETLESVLLALDAEKPKKLRFHPKQLYISAKQGELQKVLLMLVDGIDPNFKMESQSKRTPLHGAAEAGHEEVCHMLVQAGANLDICDEDQRTPLMEACENNHLDTVRYLLRAGAIVSHKDVEGSTCLHLAAKNGHFAIVQHLLSTGLIDINCQDDGGWTAMIWATEYKHVDQVKLLLSKGADVSIRDKEENICLHWAAFSGCVEIAEILLEAKCDVNVINIHGDSPLHIAARENRHECVSTFLSRGADASRKNKEGDTPMQCCSQGSKVWSVLQASKKQREANSSQRVPAGKVLNRDIARGYEKVPVPCVNGVDSEPYPDNYKYIPDSCVTSPMNIDKNITHLQYCVCKDDCSSANCMCGQLSLRCWYDKESRLLPEFCREEPPLIFECNHACSCWRTCKNRVVQNGLRVRLQLFRTQLMGWGVKTLQDIPQGTFVCEYVGEIISDAEADLRENDSYLFSLDSKVGDMYCVDARFYGNISRFINHHCEPNLFPCRVFTSHQDLRFPHIAFFASKNINAGDELGFDYGDHFWDVKGKLFSCQCGSSKCKHSAAVIAQRQADSTPGDQQPSALPDTSSSTPSSPS, from the exons ATGAATTGGGTGAAGCAACTCCTTGATGAAGGTGACCACCTGACTCTGCTGCAGTTGCAG CCCTCCGGTTTGGCCAATGGGAATACGGGCAAGAGGGAATTCATGAAGTCAGAGGGCACGAAAGAGTCACACAGTGATCAAGAAGGTG GTGGAGATGAAGATCACTCGAATGGGCGAACAGACCCCCTCAGTAAGCTCACAGAACTGAACGGGACCtataaaaacacagacacaaaGCGAAGCGAGCAGGACCTCTCTACGCAAGGGTCACCAGCCCGATCTTCAGTTATGGAGAATGAACTTTTAGCGAGCGAGTTGCCCCATGGCTCTACGGTGGGCAGTAATGGATATATTTTAAGCAAACAGCAGGAGGACACAGTCTCTACCCCACACAGGACTAACTGGTCCCCCATTGGGGGTTCCACGTTGGGGCAAGGGACTAAAAACTCTCTTTCTGCAACATCCACAATGCGATCCCCTGAACAGGGCTCTCCGAACATTGACACAAGCCTAGGACCAATCCCAAATGAGAGAAGAGCTGAAATAGAAACTAAAAATGGCATAGCGCCAAACACGCCCCCGCCCGTAACGATACACCGTGCACGCAAAACGATGTCAAGGCCAGCCTCGAACCAGACACTAAAG tttttaaatagggaaaataaAGAGCCAATCATGGTGAAAGATGACAGTGTGGACAAACCAGAGGCAGTGCAGCCATCTCCAATCCAGAATCAGCTACCTCAAAGCCAAACTGATGCCACATCTGTACTGACGACCACACCAGCCAAGGCACAAACAG TAGCATCCATGTCAAGgaagaaaaagagaaagatgGGAACATACAGCCTTTCCCCCAAGAAGAAAAACAAAGTCTTAAAGCAACGCACAGTTTTGGAAATGTTTCAACGTATCTCGCAGTCTACACCCAACCCTCAG CCAAAAGATGTAGTGCATGTAAATGGAGAAAGAATGGAGAACGAGTCTGATGATGAGGAATCAGAGGAAGGAGATGACATGGAGGATGAGGTGTCCACAGAAGATGGAGCCAAAAGTTCTCAGGATGAATCCAATATGGCTTCGGTTTCTCAG CAGGGTCTTGAGGAAGAACAGGAGTCTGAGGAGGAGTCACAGGAAGGTGAAGAGGAAGGGGATGAATCGGACTTG AGTTCAGAGTCAAGCTTGAAGAAGAAATGGAAAAAGAAGATCAAGGGAGATCACGCCTGGCTACGACCATCAAGAAAGCGAAAGAGGAAATTGAAAGCAAGGACTGAAGGACTGTCTG GTATGGAGACCCAGTCGCAATCAGAGAGCCAGTGCCCACCATCAGCACCTTCTGATCACAGAAAGGAGTATAAAGAAGTACCACTAGATTCGCTTAACTTGCCAGCACAGGAGGCCTTAATGACATCTCAAAACACAG GgccagcggagagcacagatgCTGATATGGTACAGGAACTTCCTCTTTGCAGCTGTCGAATGGAGACACCCAAGAGCAGAGAGATCCTCACGCTGGCGGACAGAAAGTGCATGGCGACAGAGAGCGTCGATGGCCAG CTGAGTCGATGTCAGAGCGCAGTGCTGAAGCACGAGATGATGAGGCCTTCAAACTCGGTCCAACTGCTGGTTTTGTGTGAGGACCATCGCACAGGCATGGTCAAACATCAGTGCTGTCCAGGATGTGGCTACTTTTGCAGAGCA GGTACCTTCATGGAGTGCCAGCCAGAAGTAAACATCTCCCATCGTTTTCATCGTGCCTGTGCCTCAGTTCTGAACGGTCAAAGCTTTTGTCCACATTGTGGAGAGGAGGTCAGCAAAGCCAAAGAGGTCACCATTGCCAAGGCTGATACGACCTCCACCGTGCCTCTCACCACCCAAGGTCCATCGACCCCCAGCACTTCCGAAGGCAAAGCGGACACCACAACAGGAgg GTCCACTCGGCTGTCTGTTCTTGGGGACGGAAGTGCAGACAGCTCCTTATCCAAACCGCCAGAGTCACTTGAAACATCTGTGTCACCTGTGGGCTCCAAATCAGGGACAGTGGGAGTAGGAACTTCTACTGGACCTCTAACAGGACCTCCTAAAGAAACTCTGGAAAGTGTCCTGCTGGCTCTAGATGCTGAGAA ACCCAAGAAACTTCGGTTTCATCCAAAACAGCTATACATTTCTGCCAAACAAGGTGAACTGCAGAAGGTTCTTTTGATGCTGG TGGATGGGATAGACCCTAACTTTAAAATGGAGAGTCAAAGCAAACGTACACCGCTCCATGGAGCAGCCGAGGCAGGTCATGAGGAAGTGTGCCACATGTTGGTTCAG GCTGGTGCAAACCTCGACATTTGTGACGAGGACCAACGAACCCCTCTGATGGAGGCTTGCGAGAACAACCACCTAGACACAGTACGCTACTTGCTGCGGGCTGGTGCTATCGTATCTCACAAG GATGTTGAAGGTTCAACCTGCCTTCATCTTGCTGCTAAGAATGGCCATTTTGCCATTGTTCAACATCTGCTATCCACAGGCCTCATAGATATTAACTGTCAG GATGATGGCGGCTGGACAGCAATGATTTGGGCCACTGAATACAAACATGTAGACCAAGTCAAACTACTGCTCTCCAAAGGCGCCGATGTCAGCATTCGAGACAAG GAGGAAAATATCTGCCTGCACTGGGCAGCATTTTCTGGCTGCGTGGAGATCGCAGAGATCCTCCTGGAAGCGAAGTGTGATGTCAATGTCATCAACATCCACGGAGACTCACCGCTGCACATAGCAGCACGGGAGAACCGACATGAGTGTGTTAG CACGTTTCTGTCACGGGGGGCTGACGCAAGTCGGAAAAACAAGGAGGGAGATACACCCATGCAGTGTTGTAGCCAAGGTTCGAAGGTTTGGAGCGTCCTACAAGCCAGCAAGAAGCAAAGAGAAGCTAACAGCAGCCAGAGAGTCCCAGCAGGGAAAGTTCTAAACAG GGATATCGCAAGAGGCTACGAGAAAGTTCCTGTTCCATGCGTGAATGGGGTGGACAGCGAACCTTATCCTGACAACTACAAATATATCCCTGATAGCTGTGTGACATCCCCAATGAACATTGACAAAAACATCACTCACTTACAG TACTGTGTCTGTAAAGATGACTGCTCTTCAGCCAATTGCATGTGTGGCCAACTCAGCCTGCGCTGCTGGTATGATAAA GAGAGCCGTCTACTGCCTGAGTTCTGCAGGGAGGAGCCGCCCCTCATCTTTGAGTGTAACCATGCCTGCTCCTGCTGGAGAACCTGCAAGAACCGTGTAGTGCAGAACGGACTGAG GGTAAGACTGCAGTTGTTTAGGACACAACTGATGGGATGGGGTgtgaaaacattgcaggatatCCCGCAAGGGACATTCGTTTGCGA ATACGTTGGTGAGATCATCTCTGACGCAGAGGCAGATCTCAGGGAGAACGACTCTTATCTTTTCAGTCTGGACAGCAAG GTTGGTGATATGTACTGTGTCGATGCCCGTTTCTATGGTAACATCAGCCGCTTCATAAACCATCACTGTGAACCGAATCTGTTCCCCTGTCGAGTGTTCACCTCACACCAGGACCTGAGGTTTCCTCACATCGCCTTCTTCGCCAGCAAGAACATTAATGCCGGAGATGAACTAGG GTTTGATTACGGTGATCACTTCTGGGACGTAAAGGGAAAATTGTTCAGCTGCCAGTGTGGTTCATCCAAGTGTAAACACTCAGCAGCCGTCATCGCCCAGAGACAGGCGGACAGCACGCCCGGCGACCAGCAGCCCAGCGCCCTGCCCGATACCAGTTCATCTACCCCATCGAGCCCCAGCTAG
- the ehmt1b gene encoding histone-lysine N-methyltransferase EHMT1 isoform X2, whose translation MNWVKQLLDEGDHLTLLQLQPSGLANGNTGKREFMKSEGTKESHSDQEGGGDEDHSNGRTDPLSKLTELNGTYKNTDTKRSEQDLSTQGSPARSSVMENELLASELPHGSTVGSNGYILSKQQEDTVSTPHRTNWSPIGGSTLGQGTKNSLSATSTMRSPEQGSPNIDTSLGPIPNERRAEIETKNGIAPNTPPPVTIHRARKTMSRPASNQTLKFLNRENKEPIMVKDDSVDKPEAVQPSPIQNQLPQSQTDATSVLTTTPAKAQTVASMSRKKKRKMGTYSLSPKKKNKVLKQRTVLEMFQRISQSTPNPQPKDVVHVNGERMENESDDEESEEGDDMEDEVSTEDGAKSSQDESNMASVSQGLEEEQESEEESQEGEEEGDESDLSSESSLKKKWKKKIKGDHAWLRPSRKRKRKLKARTEGLSGMETQSQSESQCPPSAPSDHRKEYKEVPLDSLNLPAQEALMTSQNTGPAESTDADMVQELPLCSCRMETPKSREILTLADRKCMATESVDGQLSRCQSAVLKHEMMRPSNSVQLLVLCEDHRTGMVKHQCCPGCGYFCRAGTFMECQPEVNISHRFHRACASVLNGQSFCPHCGEEVSKAKEVTIAKADTTSTVPLTTQGPSTPSTSEGKADTTTGGSTRLSVLGDGSADSSLSKPPESLETSVSPVGSKSGTVGVGTSTGPLTGPPKETLESVLLALDAEKPKKLRFHPKQLYISAKQGELQKVLLMLVDGIDPNFKMESQSKRTPLHGAAEAGHEEVCHMLVQAGANLDICDEDQRTPLMEACENNHLDTVRYLLRAGAIVSHKDVEGSTCLHLAAKNGHFAIVQHLLSTGLIDINCQDDGGWTAMIWATEYKHVDQVKLLLSKGADVSIRDKEENICLHWAAFSGCVEIAEILLEAKCDVNVINIHGDSPLHIAARENRHECVSTFLSRGADASRKNKEGDTPMQCCSQGSKVWSVLQASKKQREANSSQRVPAGKVLNRDIARGYEKVPVPCVNGVDSEPYPDNYKYIPDSCVTSPMNIDKNITHLQYCVCKDDCSSANCMCGQLSLRCWYDKESRLLPEFCREEPPLIFECNHACSCWRTCKNRVVQNGLRVRLQLFRTQLMGWGVKTLQDIPQGTFVCEYVGEIISDAEADLRENDSYLFSLDSKVGDMYCVDARFYGNISRFINHHCEPNLFPCRVFTSHQDLRFPHIAFFASKNINAGDELGFDYGDHFWDVKGKLFSCQCGSSKCKHSAAVIAQRQADSTPGDQQPSALPDTSSSTPSSPS comes from the exons ATGAATTGGGTGAAGCAACTCCTTGATGAAGGTGACCACCTGACTCTGCTGCAGTTGCAG CCCTCCGGTTTGGCCAATGGGAATACGGGCAAGAGGGAATTCATGAAGTCAGAGGGCACGAAAGAGTCACACAGTGATCAAGAAGGTG GTGGAGATGAAGATCACTCGAATGGGCGAACAGACCCCCTCAGTAAGCTCACAGAACTGAACGGGACCtataaaaacacagacacaaaGCGAAGCGAGCAGGACCTCTCTACGCAAGGGTCACCAGCCCGATCTTCAGTTATGGAGAATGAACTTTTAGCGAGCGAGTTGCCCCATGGCTCTACGGTGGGCAGTAATGGATATATTTTAAGCAAACAGCAGGAGGACACAGTCTCTACCCCACACAGGACTAACTGGTCCCCCATTGGGGGTTCCACGTTGGGGCAAGGGACTAAAAACTCTCTTTCTGCAACATCCACAATGCGATCCCCTGAACAGGGCTCTCCGAACATTGACACAAGCCTAGGACCAATCCCAAATGAGAGAAGAGCTGAAATAGAAACTAAAAATGGCATAGCGCCAAACACGCCCCCGCCCGTAACGATACACCGTGCACGCAAAACGATGTCAAGGCCAGCCTCGAACCAGACACTAAAG tttttaaatagggaaaataaAGAGCCAATCATGGTGAAAGATGACAGTGTGGACAAACCAGAGGCAGTGCAGCCATCTCCAATCCAGAATCAGCTACCTCAAAGCCAAACTGATGCCACATCTGTACTGACGACCACACCAGCCAAGGCACAAACAG TAGCATCCATGTCAAGgaagaaaaagagaaagatgGGAACATACAGCCTTTCCCCCAAGAAGAAAAACAAAGTCTTAAAGCAACGCACAGTTTTGGAAATGTTTCAACGTATCTCGCAGTCTACACCCAACCCTCAG CCAAAAGATGTAGTGCATGTAAATGGAGAAAGAATGGAGAACGAGTCTGATGATGAGGAATCAGAGGAAGGAGATGACATGGAGGATGAGGTGTCCACAGAAGATGGAGCCAAAAGTTCTCAGGATGAATCCAATATGGCTTCGGTTTCTCAG GGTCTTGAGGAAGAACAGGAGTCTGAGGAGGAGTCACAGGAAGGTGAAGAGGAAGGGGATGAATCGGACTTG AGTTCAGAGTCAAGCTTGAAGAAGAAATGGAAAAAGAAGATCAAGGGAGATCACGCCTGGCTACGACCATCAAGAAAGCGAAAGAGGAAATTGAAAGCAAGGACTGAAGGACTGTCTG GTATGGAGACCCAGTCGCAATCAGAGAGCCAGTGCCCACCATCAGCACCTTCTGATCACAGAAAGGAGTATAAAGAAGTACCACTAGATTCGCTTAACTTGCCAGCACAGGAGGCCTTAATGACATCTCAAAACACAG GgccagcggagagcacagatgCTGATATGGTACAGGAACTTCCTCTTTGCAGCTGTCGAATGGAGACACCCAAGAGCAGAGAGATCCTCACGCTGGCGGACAGAAAGTGCATGGCGACAGAGAGCGTCGATGGCCAG CTGAGTCGATGTCAGAGCGCAGTGCTGAAGCACGAGATGATGAGGCCTTCAAACTCGGTCCAACTGCTGGTTTTGTGTGAGGACCATCGCACAGGCATGGTCAAACATCAGTGCTGTCCAGGATGTGGCTACTTTTGCAGAGCA GGTACCTTCATGGAGTGCCAGCCAGAAGTAAACATCTCCCATCGTTTTCATCGTGCCTGTGCCTCAGTTCTGAACGGTCAAAGCTTTTGTCCACATTGTGGAGAGGAGGTCAGCAAAGCCAAAGAGGTCACCATTGCCAAGGCTGATACGACCTCCACCGTGCCTCTCACCACCCAAGGTCCATCGACCCCCAGCACTTCCGAAGGCAAAGCGGACACCACAACAGGAgg GTCCACTCGGCTGTCTGTTCTTGGGGACGGAAGTGCAGACAGCTCCTTATCCAAACCGCCAGAGTCACTTGAAACATCTGTGTCACCTGTGGGCTCCAAATCAGGGACAGTGGGAGTAGGAACTTCTACTGGACCTCTAACAGGACCTCCTAAAGAAACTCTGGAAAGTGTCCTGCTGGCTCTAGATGCTGAGAA ACCCAAGAAACTTCGGTTTCATCCAAAACAGCTATACATTTCTGCCAAACAAGGTGAACTGCAGAAGGTTCTTTTGATGCTGG TGGATGGGATAGACCCTAACTTTAAAATGGAGAGTCAAAGCAAACGTACACCGCTCCATGGAGCAGCCGAGGCAGGTCATGAGGAAGTGTGCCACATGTTGGTTCAG GCTGGTGCAAACCTCGACATTTGTGACGAGGACCAACGAACCCCTCTGATGGAGGCTTGCGAGAACAACCACCTAGACACAGTACGCTACTTGCTGCGGGCTGGTGCTATCGTATCTCACAAG GATGTTGAAGGTTCAACCTGCCTTCATCTTGCTGCTAAGAATGGCCATTTTGCCATTGTTCAACATCTGCTATCCACAGGCCTCATAGATATTAACTGTCAG GATGATGGCGGCTGGACAGCAATGATTTGGGCCACTGAATACAAACATGTAGACCAAGTCAAACTACTGCTCTCCAAAGGCGCCGATGTCAGCATTCGAGACAAG GAGGAAAATATCTGCCTGCACTGGGCAGCATTTTCTGGCTGCGTGGAGATCGCAGAGATCCTCCTGGAAGCGAAGTGTGATGTCAATGTCATCAACATCCACGGAGACTCACCGCTGCACATAGCAGCACGGGAGAACCGACATGAGTGTGTTAG CACGTTTCTGTCACGGGGGGCTGACGCAAGTCGGAAAAACAAGGAGGGAGATACACCCATGCAGTGTTGTAGCCAAGGTTCGAAGGTTTGGAGCGTCCTACAAGCCAGCAAGAAGCAAAGAGAAGCTAACAGCAGCCAGAGAGTCCCAGCAGGGAAAGTTCTAAACAG GGATATCGCAAGAGGCTACGAGAAAGTTCCTGTTCCATGCGTGAATGGGGTGGACAGCGAACCTTATCCTGACAACTACAAATATATCCCTGATAGCTGTGTGACATCCCCAATGAACATTGACAAAAACATCACTCACTTACAG TACTGTGTCTGTAAAGATGACTGCTCTTCAGCCAATTGCATGTGTGGCCAACTCAGCCTGCGCTGCTGGTATGATAAA GAGAGCCGTCTACTGCCTGAGTTCTGCAGGGAGGAGCCGCCCCTCATCTTTGAGTGTAACCATGCCTGCTCCTGCTGGAGAACCTGCAAGAACCGTGTAGTGCAGAACGGACTGAG GGTAAGACTGCAGTTGTTTAGGACACAACTGATGGGATGGGGTgtgaaaacattgcaggatatCCCGCAAGGGACATTCGTTTGCGA ATACGTTGGTGAGATCATCTCTGACGCAGAGGCAGATCTCAGGGAGAACGACTCTTATCTTTTCAGTCTGGACAGCAAG GTTGGTGATATGTACTGTGTCGATGCCCGTTTCTATGGTAACATCAGCCGCTTCATAAACCATCACTGTGAACCGAATCTGTTCCCCTGTCGAGTGTTCACCTCACACCAGGACCTGAGGTTTCCTCACATCGCCTTCTTCGCCAGCAAGAACATTAATGCCGGAGATGAACTAGG GTTTGATTACGGTGATCACTTCTGGGACGTAAAGGGAAAATTGTTCAGCTGCCAGTGTGGTTCATCCAAGTGTAAACACTCAGCAGCCGTCATCGCCCAGAGACAGGCGGACAGCACGCCCGGCGACCAGCAGCCCAGCGCCCTGCCCGATACCAGTTCATCTACCCCATCGAGCCCCAGCTAG